From Miscanthus floridulus cultivar M001 unplaced genomic scaffold, ASM1932011v1 fs_246_1_2, whole genome shotgun sequence, the proteins below share one genomic window:
- the LOC136530981 gene encoding protein STRICTOSIDINE SYNTHASE-LIKE 3-like: protein MASPWVAAAALLVAAFCGTDPLRMGSMVDFPGFEAHFVDLPDPAEMPPHADERERLRGAEVRFRGEVQGPESVAFDPQGRGPYTGVADGRVVFWDGERWVPFATASPRWTQELCGGPKASPLEYLPNEHICSRPLGLRFDKKTGDLYIADAYFGLLKVGPEGGLATPLATEAEGVRFNFTNDLDLDDEGNVYFTDSSIHYQRRNFMQLVFSGDPSGRLLKYNPQTKETTVLHRNLQFPNGVSMSKDGSFFVFCEGPRNRLSRYWLKGEKAGTVDLFAILPGFPDNVRTNEKGEFWVAIHCRRSLYTRLMSPHVKLRKFFLSLPIPAKYHFLMLIGGKLHAVIIKYSPEGQVLDILEDTKGEVVRAVSEVEKDGKLWIGSVLMPFIAVFDLSKAS, encoded by the exons ATGGCGTCGCCGTGGGTGGCGGCCGCGGCGCTGCTGGTGGCGGCGTTCTGCGGCACGGACCCGCTGCGGATGGGCAGCATGGTGGACTTCCCGGGGTTCGAGGCGCACTTCGTCGACCTCCCCGATCCCGCCGAGATGCCGCCGCACGCGGACGAACGGGAGCGGCTCCGCGGGGCCGAGGTGCGGTTCCGCGGCGAGGTGCAGGGGCCCGAGAGCGTCGCCTTCGACCCTCAGGGCCGCGGGCCGTACACGGGCGTCGCCGACGGCCGGGTCGTCTTCTGGGACGGCGAGCGGTGGGTCCCCTTCGCGACGGCCTCCCCGCGCTGGACGCAGGAGCTCTGCGGCGGGCCCAAGGCGTCGCCGCTGGAGTACCTCCCCAACGAGCACATCTGCAGCCGCCCGCTCGGGCTCCGCTTCGATAAGAAGACCGGGGACCTGTACATCGCCGACGCCTACTTCGGCCTGCTCAAGGTCGGCCCCGAGGGCGGGCTGGCCACGCCGCTCGCAACGGAGGCCGAGGGCGTGCGCTTCAACTTCACCAACGACCTCGACCTCGACGACGAGGGCAATGTCTACTTCACCGACTCCAGCATACACTACCAGAGACG GAATTTTATGCAGTTAGTTTTCTCTGGGGATCCCTCTGGGAGACTCTTGAAATATAACCCACAGACAAAGGAAACGACAGTACTGCACCGCAACCTCCAATTTCCTAATGGTGTGTCCATGAGCAAGGATGGCTCATTCTTCGTTTTCTGTGAAGGACCGCGCAACAG GTTGAGCAGATACTGGTTGAAAGGTGAGAAGGCAGGCACTGTGGATCTTTTCGCTATCTTGCCTGGATTCCCAGACAATGTGAGGACGAACGAGAAGGGCGAGTTCTGGGTGGCGATCCACTGCCGGCGAAGCCTGTATACCCGGCTCATGAGCCCCCATGTCAAGCTGAGGAAGTTTTTCCTCAGCCTCCCGATCCCCGCCAAGTACCACTTCCTGATGCTGATCGGTGGCAAGCTCCACGCGGTGATAATCAAGTACAGCCCCGAGGGCCAGGTGCTCGACATCTTGGAGGACACCAAGGGAGAGGTGGTGAGAGCCGTCAGCGAAGTGGAGAAGGACGGGAAGCTCTGGATAGGGTCCGTCCTGATGCCGTTCATCGCTGTCTTTGACCTCTCGAAGGCGTCTTAG